The Saccharopolyspora gloriosae genome has a segment encoding these proteins:
- a CDS encoding potassium-transporting ATPase subunit C — translation MFMTLLRQAGTGLRVLLVATVLLGVGYPLAVWGVSRLPGLHDHAEGSPLVVDGRVVGSELIGVDPVPANPARDPFFHTRPSASADGNFGPGDPATSGGTNRSADNPEQLAAVQERRAAVAARERISPAAVPADAVTASASGVDPGISPAYAELQAPRVARVTGLPEQEVQRLIAESTTGGLAAERTVTVPALNAAVAARTTG, via the coding sequence ATGTTCATGACTTTGCTGCGGCAGGCCGGGACCGGGCTGCGGGTGCTGCTGGTGGCGACGGTGCTGCTCGGCGTCGGGTACCCGCTGGCGGTGTGGGGCGTGAGCAGGCTGCCCGGGCTGCACGACCACGCGGAGGGTTCGCCGCTGGTGGTGGACGGCCGGGTCGTCGGTTCCGAGCTGATCGGGGTGGACCCGGTGCCCGCGAACCCGGCTCGGGACCCGTTCTTCCACACCCGCCCCTCGGCGTCGGCGGACGGGAACTTCGGTCCGGGTGATCCGGCCACATCCGGCGGTACGAACCGGAGCGCGGACAACCCCGAGCAGCTGGCCGCCGTGCAGGAACGCCGAGCGGCCGTCGCCGCGCGCGAGCGGATCTCGCCCGCAGCGGTCCCGGCGGACGCGGTCACCGCCTCGGCGAGCGGTGTCGATCCGGGCATCAGCCCGGCCTACGCGGAGCTCCAGGCGCCACGGGTCGCCCGCGTGACGGGCCTGCCCGAGCAGGAGGTGCAGCGCCTCATCGCCGAGTCCACGACGGGCGGACTGGCCGCCGAGCGCACGGTCACCGTCCCCGCGCTCAACGCGGCCGTGGCCGCCCGCACCACCGGATGA